Proteins from a genomic interval of Triplophysa dalaica isolate WHDGS20190420 chromosome 13, ASM1584641v1, whole genome shotgun sequence:
- the lft1 gene encoding lefty1 — protein MSSIRAVCLLYAALFATVKGFTHEDMKDAMLKKLGLSEAPKIHKRDLENLVIPAHIKNKYTSMLKLHHARKRRALPSLAGILRGIPGNADIAGEFIYSDTTRQRVVFEMKSRIPDNSEVTMAELKLFKKAPHKRSIPERKAHRPVNNARVSIYWVEILDDGSNRTSLVDSRLIPIHETGWKSFDVTQAVQYWSKSRMEMPMHLEVWIEGERPGSYAAEMAKCVHFTTQDPNDNTLGNPELVLYTLNLEEFGSSGDCENNKDSDMCCREQFFINFRELTWTQYWIIEPSGYQAFKCTGSCRQPRRNYGYGERKCAVVESAPLPMMYLVKKGDYTEIEVAEFPNMIVEKCGCAMDNISVV, from the exons ATGTCCTCCATCCGCGCCGTTTGCCTTCTTTACGCAGCACTTTTCGCCACGGTGAAGGGCTTCACTCACGAAGATATGAAGGACGCCATGCTGAAGAAACTTGGACTTAGCGAGGCTCCGAAAATTCACAAGAGGGATTTGGAGAACTTGGTGATTCCAgcgcacattaaaaacaaatatacttCGATGCTGAAACTGCACCACGCAAGGAAGCGCCGCGCTCTTCCGAGCTTAGCAGGTATCCTGAGGGGAATCCCTGGCAACGCAG ACATCGCTGGTGAGTTTATATACTCTGACACGACACGTCAACGTGTTGTCTTTGAGATGAAATCAAGGATTCCGGACAACAGCGAAGTGACGATGGCAGAACTGAAGCTGTTCAAGAAAGCCCCACATAAGCGCTCCATTCCGGAGAGAAAGGCTCACAGACCCGTCAACAACGCCCGGGTGAGCATTTACTGGGTGGAAATCCTGGATGACGGGTCGAACCGAACTTCACTAGTAGACTCCAG GTTGATTCCCATTCACGAAACGGGTTGGAAGAGCTTTGATGTCACTCAGGCGGTGCAATATTGGTCAAAGAGCAGAATGGAGATGCCCATGCACCTTGAGGTGTGGATCGAGGGCGAGAGACCCGGCAGTTACGCGGCAGAGATGGCCAAGTGTGTCCACTTCACAACGCAAGATCCAAATGACAACACCTTGGGAAACCCCGAGCTTGTACTTTACACCCTCAACCTCGAAGAGTTTGG GTCTAGTGGAgactgtgaaaacaacaaagacagcGACATGTGCTGCAGGGAACAATTCTTCATCAATTTCCGAGAGCTCACATGGACCCAGTACTGGATCATCGAGCCATCCGGGTATCAGGCGTTCAAGTGCACGGGCAGCTGTCGGCAGCCTAGACGTAACTACGGTTACGGGGAGAGGAAGTGCGCGGTTGTGGAGAGCGCGCCGCTACCTATGATGTATTTAGTCAAAAAGGGAGATTATACTGAGATCGAGGTGGCCGAGTTCCCAAATATGATTGTTGAAAAGTGTGGATGCGCAATGGATAACATTTCAGTTGTATGA